One segment of Treponema pectinovorum DNA contains the following:
- a CDS encoding SPOR domain-containing protein — protein MKKIVSFILTAFTVTVLFAVARPSLDGRAVVADEGQMPKGLFARTIGYLPGDSVTVTNPANGSTVDVLILGSIDSSEGVAILLSPEAAENLSIKKDSNVQVKITKRTGNLDENVFGTAVLSEEEKPAEISENTESETETTSQEEQNLSEEDKTQENDVALEEKSQTEAIVAEDASEAERIEVEENKGEIIENSDSSELLNESTALPEKNAENPETENPQVIEEDAIPADAMDEQKAELDNLESESQPNPVAEEKLESAPIAPVESEAQPIGEAVARENLPNQAEENLESVSDEIPEYEEDSQKEIVDEKAPEIETSTPEVVESETLPQDEKIQEESVEKEELPEVEQEKEAVDSEKLLPEPQERAKISEEEKIDKEQKFEEKESYEPIVLVPTELNPPAEESGKEEETRKNEENSPETETVSVTENLAEKEPFVKVEDERSIPVEDQAVIETLASPKEEKLSKTPDKKLQDYVKQEISLQKGKYYLQIATLSSVENIEKLLSRYADKYPVVLTFVEEKNVYKVLIGPLTVDEYGMIKERFVSYGFKDAFLRKIK, from the coding sequence ATGAAAAAGATTGTTTCATTCATTTTAACTGCTTTTACGGTTACAGTTCTTTTTGCAGTTGCAAGACCTTCGTTGGATGGACGCGCAGTTGTTGCAGACGAAGGACAGATGCCTAAGGGGCTTTTTGCCCGCACGATAGGTTATCTTCCTGGAGATAGCGTTACCGTTACAAATCCAGCAAATGGGAGCACTGTGGATGTTTTAATACTCGGTTCAATAGATTCAAGCGAGGGCGTTGCAATCTTGCTTTCTCCAGAAGCGGCAGAAAATCTTTCGATAAAAAAAGATTCAAATGTTCAGGTAAAAATTACAAAGCGAACAGGGAACCTTGACGAAAACGTATTTGGAACTGCAGTTCTTTCTGAAGAAGAAAAACCAGCAGAAATTTCAGAAAATACTGAAAGCGAAACTGAAACAACCTCTCAAGAAGAACAAAACCTAAGCGAAGAAGATAAAACTCAAGAAAACGACGTGGCTTTAGAAGAAAAGTCTCAAACCGAAGCTATTGTTGCAGAAGACGCAAGCGAGGCAGAGCGAATTGAAGTTGAAGAAAATAAAGGTGAAATTATCGAGAACTCTGACTCCTCTGAACTTCTCAACGAAAGCACAGCTCTCCCAGAAAAAAATGCTGAAAATCCCGAAACGGAAAATCCTCAAGTTATCGAAGAAGATGCAATTCCTGCAGATGCAATGGATGAACAAAAGGCAGAACTCGATAATTTAGAAAGCGAGAGCCAACCAAATCCAGTTGCAGAAGAAAAACTCGAAAGCGCACCTATCGCACCAGTAGAAAGCGAAGCGCAACCTATTGGCGAAGCAGTTGCAAGGGAAAATTTACCAAACCAAGCAGAAGAAAATTTAGAAAGCGTAAGCGATGAAATTCCTGAATACGAGGAAGATTCTCAAAAAGAAATCGTAGACGAAAAAGCACCGGAAATCGAAACCAGCACTCCAGAAGTTGTAGAAAGCGAAACTTTGCCTCAAGACGAAAAAATTCAGGAAGAGAGCGTAGAAAAAGAAGAGTTGCCAGAAGTTGAACAAGAAAAAGAAGCTGTCGACTCAGAAAAACTTTTGCCAGAACCTCAGGAACGTGCAAAAATTTCCGAAGAAGAAAAAATTGACAAAGAGCAAAAATTCGAAGAAAAAGAAAGTTACGAACCAATAGTTCTTGTTCCAACAGAATTAAATCCTCCAGCTGAAGAATCTGGCAAAGAAGAAGAAACTCGAAAAAACGAGGAAAATTCGCCAGAAACAGAAACTGTATCTGTAACAGAAAATCTTGCAGAAAAAGAGCCTTTTGTAAAGGTTGAAGATGAACGTTCTATTCCTGTAGAAGATCAAGCGGTTATCGAAACTCTAGCTTCTCCAAAAGAAGAAAAACTTTCAAAAACTCCAGATAAAAAACTTCAAGACTATGTAAAACAGGAAATTTCTTTGCAAAAAGGAAAGTATTATCTTCAAATAGCAACGCTTTCGAGCGTGGAAAACATCGAAAAACTTTTGAGCCGCTACGCAGATAAATATCCGGTTGTTCTAACCTTTGTTGAAGAAAAAAATGTCTACAAGGTTTTGA
- the rpsD gene encoding 30S ribosomal protein S4 — translation MATKRGPRFKECRRLGVNFCGHPKAMERAGAPAFKKTKKTSDYGLHLIEKQKVKAYYGILERQLRRYFELANKSSEMTGVALLVSLETRLDNLVYRLGFASSIRMARQMVSHCHVQVDGKKINVPSYAVKVGQVISLREKSQKSEQFKKSWLSDSKARIDYLDRDEEKFSGKLTRLPLRSEIPVQINEQLVVEYYSK, via the coding sequence ATGGCTACAAAAAGAGGTCCTCGTTTTAAGGAATGTAGAAGACTTGGTGTAAACTTTTGTGGACACCCAAAGGCTATGGAAAGAGCAGGGGCACCAGCTTTCAAGAAAACAAAGAAAACTTCTGACTACGGTCTTCACTTGATTGAAAAACAGAAAGTAAAGGCTTATTACGGAATTCTTGAAAGACAACTTCGCCGCTATTTCGAATTAGCAAACAAATCTTCAGAAATGACTGGTGTTGCGTTGCTTGTTTCTCTTGAAACTCGCCTTGACAACCTTGTTTACCGTCTTGGATTTGCAAGTTCAATTCGCATGGCACGCCAGATGGTTTCACACTGCCACGTTCAAGTTGACGGAAAAAAGATTAACGTTCCTTCATACGCTGTAAAGGTAGGACAGGTTATCTCTTTGAGAGAGAAATCTCAGAAGAGCGAACAGTTCAAAAAGTCATGGCTTTCTGATAGCAAAGCTAGAATTGATTATCTTGACCGCGATGAAGAAAAATTCTCTGGAAAACTTACTCGTCTTCCATTGCGTTCTGAAATTCCTGTACAGATAAATGAACAGTTAGTAGTTGAATACTATTCAAAATAG
- a CDS encoding polysaccharide biosynthesis protein, whose protein sequence is MLQKIDSKIYIIGAGFAGQMIAQDLMRKKIFGSVAAFLDDDKKLIGKSIEGIPVLGPVAEVASLVKCGALDEAIIAIPSAPTEKIKQIYENLKNGGFSRIRILPSISQIIDGKAHLVQTREIDPLDILGRTPVIIPLHQSLKYLRGKRVFVTGAGGSIGSELARQLLSGGAERLYLFGHGENSIVQIYRELHVLQQEGVGEKATIVPIIGDMKDSAYVDYIIAKTRADVIFHCAAYKHVPMLEENPVAAIENNVFGTKNLLDSAIKNKVQRFVLISTDKAVEPVSVYGASKTLSEKLVLQYSKKAAKNQKFMFVRFGNVLGSRGSILPLFQNQIKNGGPVTITDKEMQRFFMTIPEACSLVLQTGGIGSNGKSYLLDMGEPIKIYELAEQIIKFSGLEPNKDIDIKIIGRREGERLFEPLWLKEEEPKKTKYEKLFELKNIEFADEKLDSLLENLYPICFFDSKNPEVFRNKEILLNLLCKAFKSLQQFYSSEKPSSKEL, encoded by the coding sequence ATGTTGCAGAAAATCGATTCAAAAATATACATAATAGGCGCAGGTTTTGCAGGTCAGATGATTGCTCAAGATTTGATGCGCAAAAAAATTTTTGGATCTGTTGCAGCGTTTTTAGACGATGATAAAAAACTAATAGGAAAGTCAATCGAAGGGATTCCAGTTTTAGGCCCTGTTGCAGAAGTTGCAAGCCTTGTAAAATGCGGCGCTTTAGACGAAGCGATAATTGCAATTCCAAGCGCACCAACAGAAAAGATAAAACAGATATACGAAAATCTAAAAAATGGTGGATTTTCACGAATACGCATTCTTCCAAGTATAAGTCAGATAATCGACGGCAAAGCGCATCTTGTTCAAACAAGGGAAATTGATCCCTTAGACATCTTAGGGCGCACTCCTGTAATAATTCCACTGCACCAAAGTTTAAAATACCTTAGAGGAAAAAGGGTCTTTGTAACTGGAGCTGGAGGTTCTATAGGTTCAGAACTTGCAAGGCAGCTTTTATCTGGAGGCGCAGAGCGACTATATCTTTTTGGCCATGGCGAAAACTCTATCGTTCAAATTTACCGAGAACTGCACGTATTGCAGCAGGAAGGTGTTGGAGAAAAAGCGACAATAGTTCCTATAATCGGCGACATGAAGGATTCCGCCTATGTAGACTACATAATAGCAAAAACCAGAGCAGATGTGATATTTCATTGTGCTGCATATAAACACGTTCCTATGCTTGAAGAAAATCCTGTTGCCGCGATAGAAAACAATGTGTTTGGCACAAAAAATCTTTTGGATTCCGCGATAAAAAATAAAGTTCAGCGTTTTGTGTTGATTTCTACAGATAAGGCTGTTGAACCAGTAAGCGTTTACGGAGCGAGCAAAACCCTTTCTGAAAAACTGGTTTTGCAATATTCAAAAAAGGCAGCGAAAAACCAAAAGTTCATGTTTGTAAGGTTTGGAAATGTTTTAGGCTCTCGCGGTTCAATTCTTCCGCTGTTTCAAAATCAGATAAAAAACGGCGGACCTGTTACAATTACCGACAAAGAAATGCAAAGATTTTTTATGACGATTCCCGAAGCCTGCTCGCTCGTTTTGCAGACTGGCGGAATTGGCTCCAATGGAAAATCATACTTGTTGGACATGGGAGAACCGATTAAAATCTATGAACTTGCAGAGCAGATAATAAAATTTTCAGGGCTTGAACCAAACAAAGATATAGACATAAAAATAATCGGTCGGCGCGAGGGAGAACGACTTTTTGAGCCGCTTTGGCTAAAAGAAGAAGAACCAAAAAAGACAAAATACGAAAAACTTTTTGAACTTAAAAATATAGAATTTGCAGACGAAAAACTCGATTCTCTTTTAGAAAATTTGTATCCAATCTGCTTTTTCGATTCAAAAAATCCAGAAGTTTTTAGAAACAAAGAAATTTTGCTGAATCTTTTGTGCAAAGCTTTTAAAAGTCTCCAGCAGTTTTATTCAAGCGAAAAGCCTTCTTCAAAAGAGCTTTAA
- a CDS encoding DegT/DnrJ/EryC1/StrS family aminotransferase → MQEIKVPFFKPSFSQEEKDAVCSVIDTCWLTTGNVTHEFEKEFSNFIGAKYSLAVNSNTSGMILAMQACSVKEGKIVITTPYTFVSTASSAIHLNAEVLFADTEEDSYSISPKSIEAILENLKNEGKIEDVAAIVPVHIAGNLCDMDAISSLAKKYSTQKNKIRVIEDCAHSFPSRTDKGYAGVLGDIGVFSFYATKTITTGEGGMVTTNDDSLAKTMSIMRLHGMNRDAWDRYTNPKASWQYDIVSPGFKFNLPDILSAIGRVQLKKANLFCEQRKKIVKKYNEEFSKLDFITLPPDSQGNAWHLYLLQLRPEKLSCCRDDFAQELQNEGIGISMHFIPLFHFSWWKERYPSFIAKNFQNAERHFQNTITIPLWPAMSDEMVQAVIQAVIKTGNKYHVC, encoded by the coding sequence ATGCAAGAAATAAAAGTTCCTTTTTTTAAGCCTTCGTTTTCTCAAGAAGAAAAAGATGCTGTTTGCTCTGTTATAGACACTTGCTGGCTTACAACAGGAAATGTAACTCACGAATTTGAAAAGGAATTTTCCAACTTTATAGGTGCAAAATATTCTCTGGCGGTAAATTCCAACACGAGCGGGATGATTCTTGCAATGCAAGCTTGCAGTGTTAAAGAAGGAAAAATTGTAATCACAACTCCCTACACTTTTGTATCAACAGCATCCAGTGCAATTCATTTAAATGCAGAAGTTTTATTTGCAGACACAGAAGAAGATTCGTATTCAATTTCACCAAAATCGATAGAAGCGATACTCGAAAATTTAAAAAATGAAGGAAAAATCGAAGACGTTGCCGCTATAGTTCCCGTGCATATAGCAGGAAATTTATGCGATATGGATGCTATATCAAGTTTAGCAAAAAAGTATTCAACACAAAAAAATAAAATCCGCGTGATTGAAGATTGTGCTCACTCGTTTCCAAGCAGGACAGATAAAGGGTATGCTGGTGTTTTAGGTGATATAGGAGTTTTTTCGTTCTATGCGACAAAAACTATCACAACAGGCGAAGGCGGAATGGTTACAACAAACGACGACTCTCTTGCAAAAACTATGAGCATTATGCGGCTGCACGGAATGAACAGGGACGCCTGGGACAGATACACAAATCCAAAGGCAAGCTGGCAGTACGATATAGTTTCTCCAGGATTCAAGTTCAATCTTCCAGATATTTTAAGTGCAATAGGTCGCGTTCAATTAAAAAAAGCGAATCTTTTTTGTGAGCAAAGAAAAAAAATCGTAAAAAAATACAACGAAGAATTTTCGAAACTGGATTTTATAACCTTGCCTCCAGATTCACAGGGAAATGCCTGGCATCTTTATCTGCTTCAACTAAGACCAGAAAAACTTTCCTGCTGTCGAGATGATTTTGCGCAAGAATTACAAAATGAAGGCATTGGAATTTCGATGCATTTTATTCCGCTGTTCCATTTTTCATGGTGGAAAGAAAGATATCCTTCGTTTATAGCAAAAAATTTCCAAAATGCAGAAAGACACTTTCAAAACACTATAACAATTCCGCTTTGGCCAGCAATGAGCGATGAGATGGTTCAAGCAGTTATTCAAGCCGTAATAAAAACAGGAAACAAATATCATGTGTGCTAA
- a CDS encoding xanthine dehydrogenase family protein: MCAKKKSEQKRNLLFCDEFYSDRYEENMLHASVVRSPVAKGKINAIDLENLPEGYSFFGFDDIPGKKSIKILKTEIPIFAQSDVDFFGQPLGIIAGPDRKLVRLLSRNIETDIDENFYYKEQEEDNILASRQIQTDKDFKEENDDLKIEGEWESELKVQNFAETNGALCYVKASKLYVFTPNLWLSSLRKSLADVTGFAEENIYINRTKILSKNKNILYLNTIICCQCAVAAINSKRPVKLEFTRTEQSIYAEASASVKIFNKTVLSKTGLIKSMDISINVNSGAYNPFAQEIADRLSLSCTGVYHCPNLKICTKIYKSHGIPCSIDFSTIDAKSFFAIEAQMNKISLQSGINPLELRLLNLKKQEKNSKEKISLEIGKAKEALDAVCKKSIFLRKNAVYNMEEKRGAERYTISPYSPPIRGIALCCAYEGTGYFGSEFLKKRLSVDLTFTEEKKLFIRAIPSSKNIWEIWQTLAATIINIPKEDVILDNEYTNKDEPESPQTTYASISICTQLIKKAAESLAKKLQANQKLPVTVRKNFSTSSRKSWDKENFCGHPFASTSFAAMVLELELDIAIYQPILRGIWFIVDAGKILNPRTAETSIKNTIQEDLAELIEDDYNLETSISIQFMQSQEEPKQIGEIASSLLLAAYSSALSQAVGKLVTKIPLQDDLIYKMIKSQKNSFTKKEEEKQ; encoded by the coding sequence ATGTGTGCTAAAAAAAAATCGGAACAAAAAAGAAATCTGCTATTTTGCGATGAATTTTATTCTGACAGATATGAAGAAAATATGCTCCACGCTTCTGTCGTCAGAAGTCCTGTCGCAAAAGGGAAAATAAACGCAATAGATTTAGAGAATCTTCCAGAAGGATATTCATTTTTTGGCTTTGACGACATTCCTGGAAAAAAAAGCATAAAGATTTTAAAAACTGAAATTCCAATTTTTGCACAAAGCGATGTGGATTTTTTTGGGCAACCACTTGGAATAATTGCAGGTCCAGATAGAAAACTGGTACGTCTTTTGAGCCGCAATATAGAAACAGATATTGACGAGAATTTTTACTACAAAGAACAGGAAGAAGACAACATACTTGCCAGCAGGCAAATTCAAACAGATAAAGACTTTAAAGAAGAAAATGACGACTTAAAAATCGAAGGCGAATGGGAATCTGAATTAAAAGTTCAAAACTTTGCAGAAACAAATGGTGCTCTTTGTTATGTAAAAGCTTCCAAACTCTATGTTTTTACGCCTAATTTATGGCTATCTTCTCTCAGAAAAAGCCTTGCAGATGTAACAGGCTTTGCTGAAGAAAACATATACATAAACCGAACAAAAATTCTTTCAAAAAATAAAAACATCCTCTACTTAAATACGATTATTTGCTGTCAGTGTGCAGTAGCTGCAATCAATTCAAAAAGACCAGTGAAACTCGAGTTCACTAGAACAGAACAATCCATTTACGCAGAGGCCAGTGCTTCTGTAAAGATTTTTAACAAAACGGTTTTAAGCAAAACAGGCCTGATAAAGTCCATGGATATTTCGATAAACGTAAATTCAGGGGCGTACAATCCTTTTGCACAAGAAATTGCAGACAGGCTTTCTCTTTCCTGCACTGGAGTTTACCACTGCCCTAATCTGAAAATCTGCACAAAAATCTATAAAAGCCACGGAATTCCTTGTTCAATAGATTTTTCGACGATAGATGCAAAATCCTTTTTTGCAATAGAAGCGCAAATGAATAAAATTTCACTTCAAAGCGGAATAAATCCGTTGGAATTAAGATTATTAAACCTAAAAAAACAAGAGAAAAATTCAAAAGAAAAAATATCATTAGAAATCGGAAAAGCAAAAGAAGCTCTCGATGCGGTTTGTAAAAAAAGCATATTTTTGCGAAAAAATGCCGTTTACAATATGGAAGAAAAAAGAGGTGCTGAGCGCTACACGATTTCCCCTTATTCGCCTCCAATACGAGGAATCGCACTTTGCTGTGCCTATGAAGGAACAGGATATTTTGGTTCGGAGTTTCTAAAAAAGAGGCTGAGTGTCGATTTGACTTTTACAGAAGAAAAAAAACTGTTTATAAGGGCAATTCCATCTTCAAAAAATATTTGGGAAATATGGCAAACCCTTGCAGCAACAATAATCAATATTCCAAAAGAAGATGTGATTTTAGACAATGAATATACAAATAAAGATGAACCAGAATCTCCACAAACGACATACGCCTCTATTTCAATCTGCACTCAGCTCATAAAAAAAGCAGCAGAAAGTCTTGCAAAAAAACTTCAAGCAAATCAAAAACTGCCTGTTACAGTAAGAAAAAATTTTTCTACAAGTTCTCGAAAAAGTTGGGACAAAGAAAACTTTTGTGGACATCCTTTTGCAAGCACAAGTTTTGCAGCGATGGTTTTGGAACTTGAACTTGATATCGCAATATATCAACCGATTCTGCGCGGAATTTGGTTTATAGTAGATGCCGGAAAAATTCTAAATCCACGAACAGCAGAAACATCTATAAAAAATACAATTCAAGAAGATTTGGCAGAACTCATAGAAGACGACTACAACCTAGAAACTTCAATTTCTATTCAATTTATGCAATCTCAGGAAGAGCCTAAGCAGATTGGAGAAATTGCATCTTCGCTTTTGCTAGCAGCATACTCAAGCGCGCTTTCTCAAGCTGTAGGAAAATTGGTAACAAAAATACCTTTGCAAGACGATTTGATATACAAGATGATAAAAAGTCAAAAAAATTCTTTTACAAAAAAAGAGGAAGAAAAACAGTGA